Proteins from a single region of Belliella baltica DSM 15883:
- a CDS encoding anhydro-N-acetylmuramic acid kinase, translating to MSQPYHMIGLMSGTSGDGLDIAYCQFTKSAQWTFKIVEAETVAFPSALENQLKNSHQLSGLELHLLDVAFGKWMGEESKKFVAKHQIQVEAIASHGHTVFHQPEKGLSLQIGNGWALHAASGLPVINDFRMLDVQLGGQGAPLVPIGDMLLFDVYDYCINLGGIANISLDAAGQRTAFDVCPFNLLLNHYAQQKGMPYDKGGVLASSGVLFPEILRELNEIPFYHKRGAKSLGREDLAVFYDILEKYPNVPIEDKLHTLIIHYVYQIKKVIPNATGKMLVTGGGAYNSYFMKELSKALGENLDIPKADPILIDFKEALIFAFLGVLRLRNENNCLASVTGASRDSCGGVIYGN from the coding sequence ATGTCTCAACCATATCATATGATCGGCTTGATGTCCGGAACTTCCGGAGATGGTCTTGATATCGCCTATTGTCAGTTCACAAAATCTGCGCAATGGACTTTTAAAATTGTGGAGGCTGAAACAGTTGCTTTTCCGAGTGCTTTGGAAAATCAACTCAAAAATTCACATCAGCTTTCAGGCCTGGAGCTTCATCTTTTGGATGTTGCCTTTGGAAAATGGATGGGTGAGGAAAGCAAAAAGTTTGTCGCAAAGCATCAGATCCAAGTAGAGGCCATTGCCTCACATGGCCATACTGTCTTCCATCAACCTGAAAAAGGTCTTAGTCTTCAAATCGGGAATGGCTGGGCGCTGCATGCGGCTTCAGGCTTGCCCGTTATCAATGACTTCCGCATGCTTGATGTGCAGCTAGGAGGTCAAGGTGCACCTTTGGTTCCTATCGGAGATATGCTGCTTTTCGATGTGTATGATTACTGTATCAATTTGGGTGGCATTGCCAATATCAGTTTGGATGCTGCAGGTCAAAGGACTGCCTTTGATGTCTGTCCTTTTAACTTACTTCTAAATCATTATGCTCAGCAAAAAGGGATGCCTTATGACAAAGGTGGAGTTCTTGCAAGCAGCGGGGTTTTGTTCCCGGAAATTTTAAGAGAGCTCAATGAAATTCCATTTTACCATAAACGAGGAGCAAAATCACTTGGAAGAGAAGATCTTGCGGTGTTTTATGATATTTTAGAAAAGTACCCTAATGTACCGATAGAGGATAAATTACATACCTTGATCATCCACTATGTTTATCAGATCAAAAAAGTCATCCCGAATGCAACAGGGAAAATGCTCGTAACTGGTGGAGGGGCCTATAACAGTTATTTTATGAAGGAATTGAGCAAAGCTTTGGGCGAAAATCTGGATATTCCTAAAGCTGATCCAATCCTTATCGACTTTAAAGAAGCGCTTATTTTTGCCTTTTTGGGAGTGCTTCGCTTAAGAAATGAAAATAACTGCTTGGCTTCTGTGACGGGTGCTAGTCGAGATAGTTGTGGGGGAGTGATTTATGGGAACTAA
- a CDS encoding type III pantothenate kinase, with amino-acid sequence MKNLIIDIGNTRIKTALFEDEQIVLEKAFESLEEFILEIETLDFEHCIISSVKFSEADLKMKLDFEFLYLTRQSAIPITNKYGTPDTLGVDRKAAAVGARSIFGEGNLLSIDLGSCITYDFLNEKNEFLGGAISPGLKMRFLAMHQMTARLPLTELKQNEKINIIGDRTESGLQSGVYHGILFEIEGFIAAYQQQHQDLKVIICGGDSKFFETLTKDHIFVIPNLVLYGLNRILTYNVNKK; translated from the coding sequence TTGAAAAATCTGATCATCGATATTGGCAATACAAGAATCAAAACAGCCCTTTTTGAAGATGAGCAAATTGTTCTTGAAAAGGCTTTTGAATCTTTGGAAGAGTTTATTCTGGAAATTGAAACTTTAGACTTTGAACATTGCATCATCAGCTCGGTGAAATTTAGCGAAGCAGACTTGAAAATGAAGTTGGACTTTGAATTTCTCTACTTGACAAGACAGTCGGCGATTCCAATCACAAATAAATATGGGACGCCCGATACTTTGGGAGTAGATAGAAAAGCTGCTGCGGTAGGTGCTAGATCCATATTTGGTGAAGGTAATTTGCTTTCTATTGATTTAGGAAGTTGCATCACCTATGATTTTCTGAACGAGAAAAATGAATTTCTTGGAGGAGCTATCTCTCCGGGTTTGAAGATGAGGTTTCTAGCCATGCATCAAATGACAGCGAGATTGCCCTTGACAGAATTAAAACAAAATGAAAAAATAAATATAATTGGAGACCGAACTGAATCAGGACTTCAGAGTGGCGTATATCATGGTATACTCTTCGAAATCGAAGGGTTTATAGCAGCTTATCAACAGCAACATCAAGATTTAAAGGTCATTATTTGTGGAGGAGACTCAAAATTCTTTGAAACCTTAACAAAAGACCACATATTTGTAATCCCCAATTTGGTCCTTTACGGATTGAATAGAATATTAACTTACAATGTCAATAAAAAATAG